The DNA region CCGAGCGGGTCGGGGACGGGTTGCTCGTGCTCGGCCCCGGCAGCACCACCCGGGCGGTGGCGGCCGCGCTCGGCGCGGACGTCTCGCTCACCGGAGTCGACGCGCTCGCCCTGCGGCCGGGCCGCCCGCCCCGCGTCGTGGCACGTGACGTCGGCGAGGAGGCCCTCCTCGCACTCGGCCCGGCCTGGATCGCCCTCTCCCCCATCGGCGGCCAGGGCTTCCTCCTCGGCCGCGGCAACCAGCAGATCTCGCCGCGCGTCCTGCGCGCAGCAGGCGGTCGCGAGCACCTGCTGGTGCTGTGCACGGAAGCGAAACTGGCCGCGCTCGGCGGCCGCCCCCTGCTCCTCGACACCGGCGACGACGCGCTCGACGCGGAGCTGTCCGGTCACCTCCCCGTCATCACCGGCAGGCGGCGCACATCGCTGTACCGCCTGGCGATGTGACCGCGTAACCCCGACACCCCGACCCAGGACACAAGGAGCCCAGGATGATCTCCCTCGACGGCAAGCGCGCGATCGTCACCGGCGGCGGAGCCGGCATCGGCCGCGCCACCGCCCAGGTCCTCGCCGAGCTCGGCGCCCGCGTGGTGATCGCCGACATCGACACGGACGGCGGTGAACGCACCGCGAAGGACACCGGAGGGACCTTCGTACGCTGCGACGTGTCACGGCGCGAGGACTGCGAGGCCGTCGTGCACACGACGCAGGAGCGGTTCGGCGGCGTGGACGTCCTCTTCAACAACGCCGGGATCATCCGCCGCTCCACGGTCTGCGAGATCACCGAGGACGACTGGGACCTGGTGATGGCCGTGAACATCCGCTCGGTGATGCTGATGAGCCGCCTGGTGATCCCGGGGATGGCGGCCCGGGGCGGCGGCTCCATCGTCAACACCGGCTCCGGATGGGGCATCCGCGGCGGCGGCCGGGCCGTTTCGTACTGCGCGTCGAAGGGCGCCGTCGTCAACATGAC from Streptomyces sp. NBC_01591 includes:
- a CDS encoding SDR family NAD(P)-dependent oxidoreductase gives rise to the protein MISLDGKRAIVTGGGAGIGRATAQVLAELGARVVIADIDTDGGERTAKDTGGTFVRCDVSRREDCEAVVHTTQERFGGVDVLFNNAGIIRRSTVCEITEDDWDLVMAVNIRSVMLMSRLVIPGMAARGGGSIVNTGSGWGIRGGGRAVSYCASKGAVVNMTRAMAIDHGPDNIRVNCVCPGDTATGMLAEEARQLGESSDAFYADAADRPLGRIGQPRDIAQTVAFLASDASAFLSGAIIPVDGAGTA